The genomic interval GTTCGCCAAAATATACTCCACCGATGAGTTCGCGCACAATGATAAAATCAATGCCACGATTTAAAATCTCATCTTTTAATGGACTAGCTTTGCTTAGTTGGGGTAAAAGTGTCGCTGGACGGATATTGGCAAATAATCCTAGCTCTTTTCGCAATGTAAGAAGCGCTTTTTCTGGGCGATTATGGCTAGGCTCATTATCCCATTTGGGACCACCTACTGCACCCAAAAGCACACTATCGCTTTGTTTGCAAATTTGCAAACTTTTCATTGGGAGACATTCCCCGCATTCATCAATGGCAGCTCCACCTGCCAAAACCTCTTCAAATATGAATGTATGCTCATATTTTTTTGCTACTGCTTTTAGAATCTTTAATGCCTGTGTGATGACTTCTTTGCCAATACCATCACCATATATTACTGCAATGCGTTTTTGCATATCTCCTCCTTATATATTAGGCATTTGCCTTTTGTTTGCTAATCCAATTTAAATACCCATTTGCATTGATGATTTCTTGGATAAAAGGTGGAAAAGGTGTGGTGCTAAATTGTTGATTATTTTTGCAATTTGTAATGATACCCTTATCAAAATCAATAGCTACCTCATCGCCATTTTCTAGGCTTTGTGCTACTTCTTCAGATTCTATAATTGCAAGTCCAATGTTAATGGCATTGCGATAAAAAATGCGCGCAAAAGATTTAGCGATAATACACGAAATCCCACTTGCTTTAATGGCAATAGGTGCGTGTTCTCTGCTACTCCCACAGCCAAAATTCCAACCTCCCACCATAATATCGCCCTCTTTGACTTTGGCAACAAAATCCTTATCAATATCCTCCATACAATGATTCGCGAGTTCTTTATGATCAGCAGTATTAAGATACCGCGCTGGTATAATGACATCTGTATCTACATTATCGCCATATTTATGGACAAAACCCTGTGCTTTCATATTTTACACTCCTTAAAGATTATTATTTTGCTTTTTTGTGCTATTAAGTCATTAGCTAGGCTATATCTTGTGGCGCACTTAAAATCCCTCTTACAGCACTTGCTGCTGCCACTTCAGGCGAGGAGAGATAGACTTCACTTGTGATATGTCCCATTCTGCCTACAAAGTTACGATTAGTCGTAGAGACACATTTTTCATTTGCCGCTAAAATCCCCATATGTCCGCCAAGACAAGGTCCGCAAGTAGGTGTAGAGACAACAGCCCCAGCTTTGATAAAGGTTTCTAAATATCCACGATTGATGCACTCTAGGTAAATATTTTGAGTAGCAGGGATAATAATACAGCGTGTATTTTTTGCAATGGTTTTATCCTTTAGAATCTCTGCAGCCACTGCCATATCGCTTAATCTCCCATTTGTGCAGGAGCCAATGACAACTTGGTCAATTTTGATTTCGCCCCAATCATCTTTTTCTTTTGTGTTTTCAGGCAAATGTGGAAATGCCACTGTGTGATTGATAGAATCTAAGTCAATATCAAAAACTTGCTCATACTCCGCATCAACATCTGCTTTGTAGATTCTAAAATCTCTCTTTGTGCGCCCTTTGGCATAACTAATTGTAATATCATCAACCTCAAAAATACCATTTTTTGCTCCTGCTTCTATTGCCATATTTGCAATGCAAAGCCTATCATCAATGGTAAGATTTTTTAATCCCTCTCCACCAAATTCCATACTTTTATACAGCGCACCATCAACGCCAATTTTGCCAATAATATGTAAAATCACATCTTTACCACTGACATAAGGACGCAGTTTGCCCTTGAGGTTAAATTTTATAGCATAAGGCACTTTAAACCACGCTTGTCCTGTTGCCATACCCACAGCCATATCAGTAGAGCCTACCCCTGTTGAAAACGCACCTAATGCCCCATAAGTGCAGGTATGAGAATCTGCACCAATGATAAGGTCTCCAATAGTTACAATGCCTTGTTCTGGCAAGAGCGCGTGTTCTACGCCCATATTGCCCACATCATAATAATGAGAAATATCAAAATCTTTGGCAAAACATCGGCATTGAGCACTTTGTGTAGCTGCTTTGATATCTTTATTAGGTGCGAAATGATCCATTACAAGTGAAATTTTATCTTTGTCAAAAACTTTTTGAAATTTTGCTTCCTTGAAAGCGTTAATCGCCACCGGTGTGGTAATGTCATTGCCAAGCACCATATCAAGTTTTGCCATAATTAAATCATTAGGGCGCACAGATTCTAACCCTGCTCTATCAGCAAGAATTTTTTGTGACATCGTCATTCCCATAGTTCCTCCTTAGTTTTATATAATGCGATTAAGGGCACTTACAAGCCCATATATAGATGCAGTAATAATATCATTATCAATACCTACTCCAAAGCATTTTTTTCCTTTGCTCTCTATTTGCACATATGAGACAGCTTGTGAAGTAGAACCTTTTTTAAGCGAATGTTCGCTGTAATCAATGATTTCAAAGTCTAAATTCAAATGCTCTCTTAAAGCATTCGCAATACTATCAAGCCGCCCATTGCCTTTACCCGTGATTTCTTGTTGTGTTTTAGAATTTTCTTTTGCGTAAAGAATGTGTAATTTTACATTAAATTCTTGCGAAGGTTTAGAATCTATGTGTGTAAAATGAAAATCTTGCACACAAAGCGTATTGTTGAGATTTACAAAATCATTTTGAAAAATCTCACAAATTTCATCAGGGCTTAGTTCTTTGTGAGCTTTGTCAGAAATATTTTTCACATAATAAGAAAACTCCTCTCTAAAAAGTGGCGGAAGATTCACACCATAATGATGGTGCAAAATATAGGCAATCCCACCTTTGCCACTTTGAGAATTAATACGTATCACATCGCTTTCATATACGCGCCCTACATCTTTTGGATCAATGGGCAAATAAGGCACACTCCAAGTGCTTAAATTATGTTCTTTGTGATATGCCATACCTTTGGCAATAGCATCTTGATGAGAGCCTGAAAATGCTGCAAATACGAGTTTGCCTGAATATGGTTGTCGTTCATACACCTGCATTTTTGTTACTTTTTCATATACATCGCAAATGGAGGGGATATTGCTAAAATCAAGTTTAGGATCTACGCCGTGTGAGTGCATATTCATCGCAAGAGTGATAATATCCACATTTCCCGTGCGCTCACCATTGCCAAAAAGTGTGCCTTCGATTCTATCCGCACCTGCGAGCAAGCCTAATTCTGCATCTGCTATGGCACAGCCTCTATCATTATGCGGGTGGAGAGAAATAAGCACATTTTCTCTGTTTTTGAGATGCTTTGACATATATTCCACTTGACTTGCATAGATATGAGGTAAGCTCATTTCCACAGTTACAGGGAGATTAATAATAAGCTTTTTTTCTAGTGTAGGCTCAAAAATATCAATGACAGCATTACACACTTCAAGTGCATAATCTACTTCTGTGCCACTAAAACTCTCTGGAGAATATTCAAACCTAAAATTACCTTTTGTGGCTGCTGCACTTTCTTTAAGGCATATTGCTCCTTCACACGCAATGTGTTTTATCTCATCTTTTGATTTTCTAAAGACTTGTTCTCTTTGGGCATAAGAGGTGGAATTATATACGTGCACGATAGCATTTTTGCAGCCCTCAAGACTTTCGAAAGTTTTTTTAATGATATGTTCTCGTGCTTGAGTAAGCACCTGCACGCTTACATCATCAGGAATAAGATCCTCTTCAATCAATGTGCGCAAAAAGCGATATTCTGTTTCACTCGCTGCAGGAAATCCCACCTCAATTTCTTTAAATCCAACTTTTAGTAGCAGTTTAAAAAATGTAATTTTTTCTTCTAGGCTCATAGGCGTGATAAGGGCTTGATTCCCATCG from Helicobacter hepaticus ATCC 51449 carries:
- the leuC gene encoding 3-isopropylmalate dehydratase large subunit codes for the protein MGMTMSQKILADRAGLESVRPNDLIMAKLDMVLGNDITTPVAINAFKEAKFQKVFDKDKISLVMDHFAPNKDIKAATQSAQCRCFAKDFDISHYYDVGNMGVEHALLPEQGIVTIGDLIIGADSHTCTYGALGAFSTGVGSTDMAVGMATGQAWFKVPYAIKFNLKGKLRPYVSGKDVILHIIGKIGVDGALYKSMEFGGEGLKNLTIDDRLCIANMAIEAGAKNGIFEVDDITISYAKGRTKRDFRIYKADVDAEYEQVFDIDLDSINHTVAFPHLPENTKEKDDWGEIKIDQVVIGSCTNGRLSDMAVAAEILKDKTIAKNTRCIIIPATQNIYLECINRGYLETFIKAGAVVSTPTCGPCLGGHMGILAANEKCVSTTNRNFVGRMGHITSEVYLSSPEVAAASAVRGILSAPQDIA
- the leuD gene encoding 3-isopropylmalate dehydratase small subunit encodes the protein MKAQGFVHKYGDNVDTDVIIPARYLNTADHKELANHCMEDIDKDFVAKVKEGDIMVGGWNFGCGSSREHAPIAIKASGISCIIAKSFARIFYRNAINIGLAIIESEEVAQSLENGDEVAIDFDKGIITNCKNNQQFSTTPFPPFIQEIINANGYLNWISKQKANA
- a CDS encoding 2-isopropylmalate synthase, whose product is MSYTKYQRGYFMPPTPSLEWSKKEYIAKAPIWCSVDLRDGNQALITPMSLEEKITFFKLLLKVGFKEIEVGFPAASETEYRFLRTLIEEDLIPDDVSVQVLTQAREHIIKKTFESLEGCKNAIVHVYNSTSYAQREQVFRKSKDEIKHIACEGAICLKESAAATKGNFRFEYSPESFSGTEVDYALEVCNAVIDIFEPTLEKKLIINLPVTVEMSLPHIYASQVEYMSKHLKNRENVLISLHPHNDRGCAIADAELGLLAGADRIEGTLFGNGERTGNVDIITLAMNMHSHGVDPKLDFSNIPSICDVYEKVTKMQVYERQPYSGKLVFAAFSGSHQDAIAKGMAYHKEHNLSTWSVPYLPIDPKDVGRVYESDVIRINSQSGKGGIAYILHHHYGVNLPPLFREEFSYYVKNISDKAHKELSPDEICEIFQNDFVNLNNTLCVQDFHFTHIDSKPSQEFNVKLHILYAKENSKTQQEITGKGNGRLDSIANALREHLNLDFEIIDYSEHSLKKGSTSQAVSYVQIESKGKKCFGVGIDNDIITASIYGLVSALNRII